Proteins encoded within one genomic window of Deltaproteobacteria bacterium:
- a CDS encoding DNA-binding protein, which translates to MPDQLLTLEQVAEYLNVDKFTVYRLLADKELPAFKVGNQWRFKRKMIENWLQKYSNAKRKDQ; encoded by the coding sequence ATGCCCGATCAACTTTTGACCTTGGAACAGGTCGCCGAATATCTGAACGTCGATAAGTTCACCGTCTACCGATTGCTGGCGGACAAGGAGCTGCCGGCGTTCAAAGTCGGCAACCAGTGGCGCTTCAAACGTAAGATGATTGAGAACTGGTTGCAGAAATATTCCAACGCCAAACGCAAAGACCAGTAA